The stretch of DNA CGCTTTATAACGCTCGCACCGCTTCTTGTGCAGGAAGATCGGGCCGGTCTCGGCATAGGGCTGCAATTCCGGAAACGGGCGGTAGGCGAAAACAAGAAGCAAGTCGCCGGCATCGATATTCTTCAGGCAATGACGGCAGGGATGCCCCGGTCCATCGGAAACCATCGTTTCCGGCAGATTGTCATAGGCATCGCGGCCGCCGGTCCAAAGGTGCTCGGCATCGGCGGTCGGCATGGCGGAAAAACGGATGGCTGACATGGCAAATCTCCTTCGTGATTGCCATGAAATGCGCTATTAGAGCCGGTCAAACCACCCGATTCCTGCCGGCTCAGCTCTTCCTGGCAATCTCCAGCAGTTCCTTGTCGCTGAGCGGCCGCACGATGCCGGTGCCGGTTGAGACGGGAGAGAAGCCGAACATCTGATAGAGCTGTAGGGCGCGCGGATGGTCGAGGTTGTTGGTCGTTGTCGTGACGCGCGTTGGGTTCAGCGTCCAGATCGCGTAGAGCGCCTGCAGCAGGAACCACTTGCCGATGCCGAGGCCGAGCGCGTGCTCGATCAGGCCGAAATGGCAAAGTTCGATCGTATCCTCGTCCTCGCAGAAATACTCGTAGAAGCCGGCAGGCGCGCCGTTGACATAGAGCACGCTGATATTGTTGCGCTTGTCGTGCAGAGTTTCCGTAAGCACCTCGTCACTCATGCGCAGCCGGTCCACCCATTGCCAGCGGGCGCCGACCTGGCGGTAGAGATAGCGGTAGAACGGCAGCGGAATGCCCGGCGCACGCATGATCGCCGTCTGGATGTTGACCGGCACCGGTAGGCTTGCCTTGGGCGGCGCCGTCATTTCCAGCCGGGTGATATGCGCCGTGAGCGAGGAGGGGGACTTCGCCATGGTGCGTCTCAGACCTTGGTCGGGTCGGGCGGGCCGGTCACCACCGGGGTATCGTCGCGGCTGCCCCACTCGCTCCACGAGCCGTCATAGAGCTTGTTGTCGGTATGGCCGATCGATTCGAGCGCCAGCGTGATGATCGCAGCCGTAATCCCCGAGCCGCAGGAGGTGACGACCGGTTTCGAAAGGTCGATCCCGGCACCCTCGATAGTCTGCTTCAGCTCCGGCAGCGATTTGAAACGGCCCTGATTGGCAAAAACGCCGGAGGGCAGGCTGCGGGCGCCGGGCATATGGCCGGAGCGCATGCCGGCCCGCGGCTCCGGCTCGGTGGCGGCGAAACGTCCGGCGCTGCGCGCATCGGCGATCTGCAGCGCGCCGCTGGAAACGATGTCTCGCATGGTTTCGAGGGAAACGACACGGCCTGCATCATAATTCGTCTTGAAGGTCGTCGGCTTATAATTCGGGACATCCGTTTTCAGCGGTCTGCCCTCCGCCTTCCAGCCGTCGAGTCCGCCGTCGAGAACGAAGACGTTTTTTGCGCCCATGACCCGGAAGAGCCACCAGACGCGCGGCGAGGCGAACATGCCGATACCATCATAGACGACGATACGGTCCGTCTCGCTGATACCGAGCTTGCCGGCTTCTTCGGCGAAATAATCCGGCGAGGGGATGGTATGCGGCAGCCCGGTGGAATGATCCGCGATCTTGTCTTGGTCGAAGCGGATCGCGCCCGGAATATGGCCACTTGCATATTCGGCGTCCGCGTCGCGATTCTGCGCCGGGAGATAGAAAGAGGCATCCAGCACGCGCAGGTCCGGCTTTCCGAGCTCGCCCTGCAGCCAATCGGCCGAGACGACGAAACGGCTCTTCTCTTCGCTCATTCTGATCTCTCCCTGATTGTCTTAGGCTTCGTTGCCGGGCACGCCGAAGCGGATGCGGAAGCGGCGGTTCTCCTTACCCTTCTTCTCGATCTTGGCAATATGGACCTGACCGACTTCCTGCGTTTCGGAGACATGTGTGCCGCCGCAGGGCTGGCTGTCAATCGCCGAGTTTTCGCCGATGCAGACGAGGCTGACGCGGCCAAGTCCCATCGGCGGGCGCACGTTCTTCGATTTCACGATGCCGGGGTTCGCAGCCAGCTCCTCGTCGGTGATCCACTGCACATAGACCGGGTAGTTCTGGGCGACGAGTTCCATCATCTTCGCCGTCACCTCGTCCTTGTCGATCGTCTCGCTCATGTCGAAATCGATGCGGCTCTCGTCCTCGCCAACAGCGGCACCCGTGATCGGATAGGAACAGACGACCGAAAGCAGGTGGCAGGCTGTGTGCATGCGCATCAGCCGGTAGCGGCGCGGCCAGTCGACATGCAGGACGAGCCTTTCGCCGATTACCGGCTGCGGCTGGCCCGCAGACGGGACGTGGACGACGATATCCTTGGTCGCCCCGTGCTTCGTCGGGCCAAGTTCGATCTTCGAACCGTCGGCGCGCTCGAGAAAGCCGGTATCGCCCGGTTGGCCGCCGGACGCTGCATAAAAGCAGGTCTGATCCAGCTCGATGCCCCCGCCTTCGTGGATGGCGGTGACCACCGCCTCGCATGTCGATAGATAGAAATCGTCACGATAGAGGGCATTGACTGGCATGGGTCTCACGCTGCTGGTTCGTAAGGTATCTTTATGTCCTGCGACGTGGTCAGCCACGTGGGAACGGGCAGGCCCTTTGAGGTCAGGAAATCGGGGTTGAAGAGCTTTGACTGGTAGCGGTTGCCGTAATCGCAAAGGATCGTCACCACGGTGTGACCCGGGCCAAGATCCTTCGCAAGACGTACCGCACCGGCAATATTGATTCCCGTCGAACCGCCGAGGCAGAGCCCTTCGTGTTCGACGAGATCGAAGACATAGGGCAGCGCTTCGGCGTCGGAAATCTGATAGGCGAAATCCGGCGTGAAGCCTTCGAGATTGGCCGTGATGCGGCCCTGGCCGATGCCCTCGGTGATCGAGGAGCCGGAGGATTTCAATTCACCGTTCTTGTAGAACTCGTAAAGTGCTGCCCCCTCAGGATCGGCGATGCCGATCTTGACGTCGTTGCGGAACGCCTTGAGGCCGGCCGCGACGCCCGCAAGCGTGCCTCCCGAGCCGACGGCGCTGACGAAACCGTCGACCTTGCCGTCGGTATCCTTCCAGATTTCCGCGGCCGTGGTCTCGATGTGTGCCTGGCGGTTCGCGACATTGTCGAACTGGTTCGCCCAGATGGCGCCGTTCGGATCGGACTTCGCCAGCTGTTCTGCCAGGCGACCGGAAACCTTCACATAGTTGTTGGGGTTCTTGTAAGGCACGGCAGGCACTTCGACGAGTTCGGCGCCGAGCAACTTCAGCGCGTCTTTCTTCTCCTGGCTCTGCGTTTCCGGGATGACGATCACCGTGCGGTAGCCGAGCGCGTTGGCGACGACCGCCAGCCCGATGCCGGTATTGCCGGCAGTGCCCTCGACAATCACGCCGCCCGGCCTCAGCAGCCCCTTCTTCTCGGCATCGCGGATGATGTAGAGCGCGGCGCGGTCCTTCACCGACTGGCCGGGGTTCAGGAACTCCGCCTTGCCGAGGATGGTGCAGCCGGTCGCTTCGGATGCGCCCTTGAGCTTGATGAGCGGAGTGTTGCCGATCGCCTCGATGACGGATGGGTGGAAGGTCATGGAATCTGCCTCTGTGGAACTGGTAGTTTAGGAACGGTCTTTTCCCTTCACAAGGCTGGGTTGGCAAGAAATGCTATTCCATGGCCCCGCCTGCGACGATAAAATTAGACTTCCGCTTTCAAAAATCCCGCGTGACTTGCAATTTGCGTCGGGCTGCCCGCCTCAAGCACACCAAAACCCTCGACGGGATCATCGGCGGCCCGATCGGCTGAAATGAGCCACAATAGCGTGATAGAGGCATGAATCCGGGAGGCAGCGAGAAACTTCCGGTCCTGGTTTTGTGCTGAATCGGCAGTCTGGAGGAAGTCAATCATGCGTGATTTCATCGCCCGTCCCGAACATGGCATCGCCTGGATTTCCGGCGCGAATTCAGGCATCGGACGGGCATTGGCGCTGAAACTGGCAGGCGAGGGATACAAAGTCGCCGTCACCGCGGGCAATCATGAAGAGCTGGCCGAACTTCAGACCGAAGCAAGCGGCCTTTCCGGCAGCATCGTCGTTCTCGATGGCGACGTGACCGATCCCGAGGATATGGAGCATGTGCTCGCCTCGATCGAATACGAGCACGGCGCGCTCGCCCTGGCGATCTTCAATACCGGCATTTACCAGCCTGTGCATGCCGAGGAATTGAACCGGGCGGATTTCGAGAAAAGCTTCGCCGTCAACCTCTGCGGTGTCGTCAATTGCCTCCTGCCTGCCATCCGGCACATGAAGGCCAAGGGGCAGGGGCAGATCGCCATCGTCTCTTCCGCCGCCGGCTATGGCGGCCTGCCCACGAGCGCGGCCTATGGCGCCACCGAGGCGGCGCTGATCAACATGGCCGAAAGCCTGAAATTCGATCTCGACAAGATGGGCATCCGCATCCAGATCATCTGCCCCGGCTTTGCCGATATGCCGGCAGGCCTCGAGAACAGCTTCCCGATGCCGCCGCTCGTGTCGCCTGCTGAAGCCGCCGAGCAGATTGCGGCAGGCCTCAAATCCAGTCGCTTCGAAGTCAGTTTTCCGAAGCGCTTCACCTATATGCTGAAACTCCTCCGGCTGATGCCCTACGGCCTCTACTTCCGGCTGGTGAATCGTTCGGCGCGCTGGTGGAAGCATCCGCCCCCTTCGTCCGGCCACCATCCGGCGACACCGCATCCTGCGGAGTGATTGGGGTAACGTGTCTCAGGGCAAGCCTGCGAGCCGGTTCACGAAGAACCGGCTCATTCAATTGATCAGTTGATACTGATGAAATCTGGCTCCCCGTGCCGAACGAAACTGCGACGTTGTGTCGTCGATTCGTTATTCTCCTACTACCCTAGATTGATGCCTCTGGTGCAGAGCGAGACCGTGACCGGGCCGAGCGGATTCGCGCTTACCGTTGTCCGAAACCTTTTCTTAAAGCGCGCGCTGTCGCCCTTGCCCGGGAGAAGGGTAAGATTCGGACAAAGACCTGACCGTAGCGTAGAATCGGCGATCTTTGCGGATGCTCTCGACTGAATGCGGTGATTGGCGGCATTAATATCCGCAGTTTTTGCGGTGATTGAACTTGCCTTTGCGGAGAATAGTTGCCATTTTCACCGCCAGAGGTGCGGAGAATGGCGACGTATATCCACCAGCGAGAAGATTGGCCCAAGTTTCATTGGAACACCGATGCGCTTGCAGGCCAGCTTGCGGCTGTTCGCCATCGGCAAGGGCGTCTGTTTGGTCGGATGGAGGCACTTGGCTTTGACCTGCGCGCCGAAGCGGTTCTCCAGACCCTGACCGAAGACGTCCTGAAATCCAGCGAGATCGAAGGCGAGACCCTCGACAAGGAGCAGGTTCGCTCCTCGATCGCACGGCGTCTCGGCATGGATATCGGCGCACTTGCTCCCGTTGATCGTAACGTCGAGGGTGTCGTCGAAATGATGCTTGACGCCACTCAGAATTATCAGCGCCGTCTTTCCGACGAACGTCTCTTCGCATGGCACGCCGCCCTTTTTCCTACAGGCCGCAGCGGCATGACGAAGATTGTCGTCGGTGCATGGCGCTGCGAAGCTTCAGGACCGATGCAGGTGGTGTCCGGGCCGGTTGGCAGGGAGAAGGTCCACTACGAGGCACCGGCAGCCGAGCGACTGTTGAATGAGATGGCGGCCTTCCTCGACTGGTTTAACAGCGACCTGCGGCTCGACCCAGTTCTGAAGGCTGCGATCGCCCATCTGTGGTTCGTGACGATCCATCCCTTCGATGATGGCAATGGTCGCATCGCGCGTGCCATCGCCGATATGGCGCTTGCTCGATCCGAGAGCAATCAGCAGCGTTTCTACAGCATGTCCGCTCAAATCCGTCTGGAGCGAACGGACTATTATGCCATCCTGGAGAGAACCCAGAAGGGTGACGTCGATATCACCGAATGGCTGCAATGGTTTTTGGCATGTCTCGACCGTGCTTTTGAGGGTGCTGAGCCGATTCTTGCGAATGTGCTTCGCAAGGCGCGTTTTTGGGAGGCGATTGCAGGAGGGACGATCAGCGAACGCCAGCGTAAAGTCATCAATCGCTTGCTGGATGGTTTCGACGGCAAGCTGACCTCCTCGAAATGGGCGGTGTTGACGAAGACGTCGCCGGATACCGCGCTCCGCGACATCAATGACCTTGTGACGCGCAGCATCCTGGTGAAAGATGAGGGCGGAGGTCGCAGCACGAGCTATTCGCTGGCAGAGATCGCTGGGGCTTGAAGTCCCGGAAGGCTCCGAGGATTGTAGGCTATCTCGAAGCACACAGGCTATGTGGTTATTCCGTCTTGTTCGCATGGCAATGAAGGTCGCGCAAGGATGGTATTGGATCTCCGACGGAACCGGACGCCAGCCGCTAGCGGCACCACATGACCTGAAACCCGGTACCGGTTCTGATGCCGAACGCAACCTGCCAAAACTTTCCACTCTCGCGCGCGCCGGCATCGGCTCGCTGCTGCTTGCGGCACGTGTGCGGACCGCGCCGCCTTCATCGCGACGCTGAGCATCACAGCAAAGCTCAACGAATCGATCCGCAAGCTTGGCTCGCCGACGTGCTCGCCCGCATCGCCGATCATCCGGTCAGCAAGATTGACGAGCTTCGGAACTGGAAAGCGAAAAACGCTGCTATCGCGGCGGCCGCGTAAACAACGCCCGAAAGAGCTCCTCCGAGCGCTGGAGCCCTTCATCCGTCAAGATCAATGACTTCGTTTTGTTCGCCGGATCGCCGATCAGGCCCTTCTTGAATAAGCGATCTGTTGCATTCCAATCAAAACTCTTCCACGCCCGACGCCCGTCATGCAGCGTCAGCCATAGTAGTGCCAGGACAGCGTC from Rhizobium sp. 007 encodes:
- a CDS encoding DUF6429 family protein is translated as MDIDEDKIDDAVLALLWLTLHDGRRAWKSFDWNATDRLFKKGLIGDPANKTKSLILTDEGLQRSEELFRALFTRPPR
- a CDS encoding alanyl-tRNA editing protein, with amino-acid sequence MPVNALYRDDFYLSTCEAVVTAIHEGGGIELDQTCFYAASGGQPGDTGFLERADGSKIELGPTKHGATKDIVVHVPSAGQPQPVIGERLVLHVDWPRRYRLMRMHTACHLLSVVCSYPITGAAVGEDESRIDFDMSETIDKDEVTAKMMELVAQNYPVYVQWITDEELAANPGIVKSKNVRPPMGLGRVSLVCIGENSAIDSQPCGGTHVSETQEVGQVHIAKIEKKGKENRRFRIRFGVPGNEA
- a CDS encoding GNAT family N-acetyltransferase yields the protein MAKSPSSLTAHITRLEMTAPPKASLPVPVNIQTAIMRAPGIPLPFYRYLYRQVGARWQWVDRLRMSDEVLTETLHDKRNNISVLYVNGAPAGFYEYFCEDEDTIELCHFGLIEHALGLGIGKWFLLQALYAIWTLNPTRVTTTTNNLDHPRALQLYQMFGFSPVSTGTGIVRPLSDKELLEIARKS
- the sseA gene encoding 3-mercaptopyruvate sulfurtransferase, with product MSEEKSRFVVSADWLQGELGKPDLRVLDASFYLPAQNRDADAEYASGHIPGAIRFDQDKIADHSTGLPHTIPSPDYFAEEAGKLGISETDRIVVYDGIGMFASPRVWWLFRVMGAKNVFVLDGGLDGWKAEGRPLKTDVPNYKPTTFKTNYDAGRVVSLETMRDIVSSGALQIADARSAGRFAATEPEPRAGMRSGHMPGARSLPSGVFANQGRFKSLPELKQTIEGAGIDLSKPVVTSCGSGITAAIITLALESIGHTDNKLYDGSWSEWGSRDDTPVVTGPPDPTKV
- a CDS encoding DUF1203 domain-containing protein; its protein translation is MSAIRFSAMPTADAEHLWTGGRDAYDNLPETMVSDGPGHPCRHCLKNIDAGDLLLVFAYRPFPELQPYAETGPIFLHKKRCERYKAEEELPPVLKTSRDFIVRGYGENNRIVYGTGAVTATTDIPGYAEELLKRREIAYVHVRSARNNCFQCRIDKQKAPAFSETSAFI
- a CDS encoding SDR family NAD(P)-dependent oxidoreductase gives rise to the protein MRDFIARPEHGIAWISGANSGIGRALALKLAGEGYKVAVTAGNHEELAELQTEASGLSGSIVVLDGDVTDPEDMEHVLASIEYEHGALALAIFNTGIYQPVHAEELNRADFEKSFAVNLCGVVNCLLPAIRHMKAKGQGQIAIVSSAAGYGGLPTSAAYGATEAALINMAESLKFDLDKMGIRIQIICPGFADMPAGLENSFPMPPLVSPAEAAEQIAAGLKSSRFEVSFPKRFTYMLKLLRLMPYGLYFRLVNRSARWWKHPPPSSGHHPATPHPAE
- a CDS encoding cysteine synthase A encodes the protein MTFHPSVIEAIGNTPLIKLKGASEATGCTILGKAEFLNPGQSVKDRAALYIIRDAEKKGLLRPGGVIVEGTAGNTGIGLAVVANALGYRTVIVIPETQSQEKKDALKLLGAELVEVPAVPYKNPNNYVKVSGRLAEQLAKSDPNGAIWANQFDNVANRQAHIETTAAEIWKDTDGKVDGFVSAVGSGGTLAGVAAGLKAFRNDVKIGIADPEGAALYEFYKNGELKSSGSSITEGIGQGRITANLEGFTPDFAYQISDAEALPYVFDLVEHEGLCLGGSTGINIAGAVRLAKDLGPGHTVVTILCDYGNRYQSKLFNPDFLTSKGLPVPTWLTTSQDIKIPYEPAA
- a CDS encoding Fic family protein — protein: MATYIHQREDWPKFHWNTDALAGQLAAVRHRQGRLFGRMEALGFDLRAEAVLQTLTEDVLKSSEIEGETLDKEQVRSSIARRLGMDIGALAPVDRNVEGVVEMMLDATQNYQRRLSDERLFAWHAALFPTGRSGMTKIVVGAWRCEASGPMQVVSGPVGREKVHYEAPAAERLLNEMAAFLDWFNSDLRLDPVLKAAIAHLWFVTIHPFDDGNGRIARAIADMALARSESNQQRFYSMSAQIRLERTDYYAILERTQKGDVDITEWLQWFLACLDRAFEGAEPILANVLRKARFWEAIAGGTISERQRKVINRLLDGFDGKLTSSKWAVLTKTSPDTALRDINDLVTRSILVKDEGGGRSTSYSLAEIAGA